One Halarcobacter ebronensis genomic window carries:
- the argS gene encoding arginine--tRNA ligase: MQKRVKKFIESVLEKEVVLEKPKDLSLGHFATPIAFSLAKEYKKSPMIIAEELASKLSNEELFEKVEAIKGFINFKLSNAFLEKLTKEVLLNKSDFGKDEPKKQKILLEYVSANPTGPLHIGHARGAVLGDSLARVGRHLGFDITTEYYVNDAGAQMEMLGLSVALAGRDFILKESVEYPEKYYRGEYLIDIAQKIYDEFGKDIFYDESRFREMAEFAKNIVLEIIKSDLKDIGIEFDNFVSEASLYDSWPDTKAVLVKNGSLYEKGDKLYLKSTQYGDDSDRVVVRENGIPTYLAGDIIYHKNKFDRGFDHYINIWGADHHGYIKRVEAAIEFLGNDSKKLEVLLSQMVQLLKGGEPYKMSKRAGNVILMSDVAQEIGSDALRFVFLTKKSDTHLEFDLDILKNQDSSNPIFYINYAYARINQVFKKAEKSFDDVVEVTFDKLKEEDALNLIYESLLLPSVLEEAFIKRDMQKITDYLYSLASSIHRFYNNYKIIGNELEDEYLKVLSLCALSIKVALNILGIKEKEVM; this comes from the coding sequence TTGCAAAAAAGAGTAAAGAAATTTATTGAAAGTGTATTAGAAAAAGAGGTAGTTTTAGAGAAACCAAAAGATTTATCTTTAGGACACTTTGCTACACCTATTGCCTTTTCACTAGCAAAAGAGTATAAGAAATCTCCAATGATAATTGCTGAGGAGTTGGCTTCAAAATTGAGTAATGAAGAACTGTTTGAAAAAGTAGAAGCTATAAAAGGGTTTATCAATTTTAAATTATCAAATGCATTTTTAGAGAAACTTACAAAAGAGGTACTTTTAAATAAGAGTGATTTTGGTAAAGATGAACCAAAAAAACAAAAAATACTTCTTGAGTATGTTAGTGCAAACCCGACTGGACCACTTCATATTGGTCACGCTAGAGGGGCAGTTTTAGGTGATTCATTGGCAAGAGTTGGAAGACATCTAGGTTTTGATATTACAACTGAGTATTATGTAAATGATGCTGGTGCACAAATGGAAATGTTAGGACTCTCTGTTGCTTTAGCAGGAAGAGATTTTATCTTAAAAGAGAGTGTTGAGTATCCAGAAAAATATTATAGAGGTGAATACCTTATAGATATTGCTCAAAAAATTTATGATGAGTTCGGAAAAGATATTTTCTATGATGAATCAAGATTTAGAGAGATGGCAGAGTTTGCAAAAAACATAGTATTAGAAATTATAAAATCTGATTTAAAAGATATTGGTATTGAGTTTGATAACTTTGTATCTGAAGCTTCACTTTATGACTCTTGGCCTGATACAAAAGCTGTTTTAGTTAAAAATGGTTCTTTATATGAAAAAGGTGATAAGTTATATCTAAAATCAACTCAATATGGAGATGATTCAGATAGAGTTGTTGTAAGAGAGAACGGTATTCCAACTTATCTAGCTGGAGATATAATCTATCATAAAAACAAGTTTGACAGAGGTTTTGATCACTATATTAATATTTGGGGTGCGGATCACCACGGATATATAAAAAGAGTTGAAGCTGCAATTGAGTTTTTAGGAAATGATTCTAAAAAACTTGAAGTTCTATTATCTCAAATGGTTCAACTTTTAAAAGGTGGTGAACCATATAAAATGAGTAAAAGAGCTGGTAATGTCATTCTTATGAGTGATGTTGCGCAGGAGATAGGTTCAGATGCACTAAGATTTGTTTTTTTAACGAAAAAAAGTGATACTCACTTAGAGTTTGACCTTGATATCTTAAAAAATCAAGATAGTTCAAATCCAATCTTTTACATTAATTATGCCTACGCTAGAATAAATCAAGTATTTAAAAAAGCAGAAAAATCTTTTGATGATGTAGTTGAAGTAACTTTTGACAAGTTAAAAGAAGAAGATGCCTTGAATTTGATTTATGAATCTTTATTGTTGCCTTCAGTTTTAGAAGAAGCATTTATAAAAAGAGATATGCAAAAAATTACAGATTATCTGTATTCTTTGGCATCATCAATCCATAGATTTTATAACAACTATAAAATTATTGGAAATGAACTTGAAGATGAGTACTTAAAAGTACTAAGTCTTTGTGCTTTAAGCATAAAAGTTGCTCTTAACATTTTAGGAATAAAAGAGAAAGAGGTTATGTAA
- the rsfS gene encoding ribosome silencing factor, whose translation MNKRLEKIESILSDKKAENIQVIDLTSKEYIVDYVVIATTLNPKHAFALLNHLKTDLKPLGEEFLRVDEDDNWTIIDLGDIFIHLISEKYREKYSLEDFLSELEIKKH comes from the coding sequence TTGAATAAAAGATTAGAAAAAATAGAATCAATCTTAAGTGACAAGAAAGCTGAAAATATTCAGGTTATTGATTTAACTTCAAAAGAGTATATTGTTGATTATGTTGTAATTGCAACAACACTAAATCCAAAACATGCTTTTGCTCTTTTAAACCATTTAAAAACTGATTTGAAACCACTTGGTGAAGAGTTTTTAAGAGTTGATGAAGATGATAATTGGACAATTATTGACCTTGGAGATATTTTCATTCATCTAATTAGTGAAAAGTATAGAGAGAAATACTCATTAGAAGATTTCTTAAGTGAGTTAGAAATTAAAAAACACTAA